A single window of Fischerella sp. PCC 9605 DNA harbors:
- a CDS encoding FGGY-family carbohydrate kinase — translation MCFYLGIDFGTSGARGVVIDEAESILQEVRHPFKVSTNADLVSCWHTALFSLLEQISRELRREIRAIAINGTSSTVLLCDAAGHPVDVPLLYNDGRGVVMLDRLRNVAPPNHTVLSATSSLAKLLWMSQLPSFREARYFLHQADWLAFLLHGQLGISDYHNALKLGYDVEAFKYPKWLDKLQISIHLPKILTPGHPISELHPEIVTHYNFPSDCLVCAGTTDSIAAFLASAAKLPGEAVTSLGSTLVLKLLSRIRVEDSRYGIYSHRLGNLWLTGGASNTGGAVLRQFFTNAELENYSREIDASKESGLDYYPLLKPGDRFPINDPNLPPRLEPHPENPVEFLHGLLESIARIEARGYELLQELGADRLSRVYTAGGGAANDTWTAIRGRYLQVPVMRPVNTEAAYGTALLAMRGVRE, via the coding sequence ATGTGTTTTTATCTGGGTATAGACTTTGGGACTTCTGGTGCGAGGGGTGTGGTGATTGACGAAGCAGAGAGTATCTTACAAGAGGTGCGGCATCCCTTTAAAGTTTCTACTAATGCTGACTTGGTCAGTTGCTGGCATACGGCTTTATTTAGCCTTCTAGAGCAAATATCTAGAGAATTGCGGCGAGAAATTAGAGCGATCGCTATTAATGGCACTTCCTCGACTGTGTTGCTGTGTGATGCGGCTGGTCATCCTGTGGATGTGCCTTTGCTGTACAACGATGGGCGAGGTGTGGTCATGCTGGATAGGTTGAGGAATGTAGCACCGCCCAATCACACTGTATTAAGTGCAACTTCTAGCCTTGCCAAGCTTCTGTGGATGTCGCAATTGCCATCTTTTCGAGAAGCTAGGTATTTTCTGCATCAGGCAGACTGGCTAGCTTTTCTGCTGCATGGTCAATTGGGTATTAGCGATTACCACAATGCTTTAAAACTGGGTTATGACGTAGAAGCATTTAAATACCCAAAATGGCTGGATAAGCTACAAATTTCAATTCATTTACCGAAAATATTAACTCCTGGTCATCCTATCAGTGAATTACACCCTGAAATTGTCACTCATTACAATTTCCCGTCTGATTGCTTGGTGTGTGCTGGCACTACAGATAGTATCGCGGCATTTCTCGCCAGTGCTGCGAAGTTGCCTGGGGAAGCAGTAACTTCTCTTGGTTCTACGCTAGTGCTGAAGCTTTTGAGTCGTATTCGTGTGGAAGATTCCAGGTACGGAATTTACAGCCATCGTTTGGGAAACTTATGGCTAACTGGCGGTGCTTCCAATACTGGCGGTGCTGTGCTGCGACAATTTTTCACTAATGCTGAGTTAGAAAACTATAGCCGGGAAATTGACGCTAGTAAAGAAAGTGGGTTAGATTATTATCCTTTGTTGAAGCCGGGCGATCGCTTTCCGATTAACGACCCAAATTTACCGCCGCGACTGGAACCACACCCAGAGAACCCCGTGGAATTTCTGCATGGGTTATTGGAAAGTATTGCCCGTATAGAAGCGCGAGGATATGAGTTGTTACAGGAATTGGGGGCAGATCGGTTAAGTCGAGTTTATACAGCTGGTGGTGGTGCAGCAAACGACACATGGACGGCAATTAGAGGGCGTTATTTGCAAGTTCCTGTGATGCGTCCTGTAAATACGGAGGCGGCATACGGGACGGCGTTGTTGGCGATGCGAGGCGTGAGGGAATAA
- the psaM gene encoding photosystem I reaction center subunit XII: MTISDTQVYIALVVALLPGFLAWRLATELYK, from the coding sequence ATGACTATATCTGATACTCAAGTCTACATTGCTCTTGTTGTAGCTCTGCTTCCAGGCTTTCTAGCTTGGCGGTTGGCAACAGAACTTTACAAATAA
- a CDS encoding tetratricopeptide repeat protein, producing MNSHSFLASGEQQNHRYTNVLKTTELSQQRKANGSGESAFGDGYLRSCALRSAQQGEYTEAIALLSQLINRHPHNAIDYNNRGLIYFECGETQKAFCDYNTALQLNPKLASAYNNRANYFAARGELVAAIADYDQALDLNPSYVRAWLNRGITLRDLGQYEEAIDNFEVALLFGQLEGHIFAERGRTFHLWGDWNCAIADYRRALSLLPSSDTKRKEPGQRLHLQVENWIDELMSSSH from the coding sequence ATGAACAGCCACTCATTTTTAGCATCTGGTGAACAGCAAAATCACAGATATACAAACGTGTTAAAAACTACCGAACTCTCTCAACAGCGAAAGGCTAACGGTAGCGGCGAATCTGCTTTCGGTGACGGCTACTTACGCTCTTGTGCTTTAAGATCGGCCCAACAAGGAGAGTATACTGAGGCGATCGCGCTCTTGAGTCAACTAATTAACCGTCATCCCCACAATGCGATTGATTACAACAACCGGGGACTGATTTATTTTGAATGCGGTGAAACTCAAAAAGCTTTTTGCGATTACAACACAGCTTTGCAACTAAATCCTAAATTGGCTAGTGCTTATAACAATCGAGCAAATTACTTCGCCGCTCGTGGGGAATTAGTAGCAGCGATCGCAGACTATGACCAAGCGCTAGATTTGAATCCTAGTTATGTGCGGGCATGGTTGAACAGAGGTATTACTTTGCGTGACTTGGGGCAATACGAAGAGGCTATTGATAATTTTGAGGTGGCGTTACTTTTCGGTCAGCTAGAAGGTCATATTTTTGCTGAACGAGGCAGAACCTTTCATCTTTGGGGCGACTGGAATTGTGCGATCGCTGATTATCGTCGTGCCTTGAGTTTACTACCTTCTTCAGACACCAAAAGGAAAGAACCAGGACAGCGCTTGCATTTACAAGTTGAAAACTGGATCGACGAGTTGATGTCTTCTAGCCATTAA
- a CDS encoding glutathione S-transferase family protein, with protein sequence MLKLYGGARSRASIVQWYLEELGIPYEFVMLDMQAGEHRQPAYLAINPMGKVPAIVDGDFQLWESGAILLYLDEKYGKLEHSLEERAKIAQWVLFANSTLAPGIFVEASREREMPRLMTPLNEILQRQQFLLGGTFTVADVAVGSVLAYITIMLKLDFSPYPGIFTYCKRLSERPAFKASIGSRS encoded by the coding sequence ATGTTGAAACTTTACGGTGGCGCTCGTAGTCGCGCTTCAATTGTTCAATGGTATTTAGAAGAATTGGGAATTCCTTACGAATTTGTCATGCTCGATATGCAAGCTGGTGAACACCGCCAACCTGCATACCTGGCGATTAACCCTATGGGGAAAGTTCCGGCGATCGTTGATGGCGATTTCCAACTTTGGGAATCAGGGGCAATTTTGCTTTATCTTGATGAGAAATATGGTAAGCTTGAGCACTCTTTAGAAGAACGTGCAAAAATCGCTCAGTGGGTGTTATTTGCCAATTCCACCCTAGCTCCAGGTATATTTGTGGAAGCCAGCCGCGAGCGAGAAATGCCACGGTTAATGACTCCCCTAAATGAAATTCTTCAACGTCAACAATTCTTGTTGGGCGGCACATTTACTGTTGCCGACGTGGCGGTAGGATCTGTCCTAGCTTATATTACGATCATGCTAAAGCTAGACTTTAGCCCCTATCCAGGTATATTTACTTATTGCAAACGCTTGTCTGAGCGTCCAGCATTTAAGGCTTCCATCGGTTCTCGTAGTTAA
- a CDS encoding YajQ family cyclic di-GMP-binding protein, with product MASTYSFDVVSDFDRQELVNAVDQTAREIKSRYDLKDTQTTVELGEQSIVISTDSEFTLESVHNVLREKAAKRNLSQKIFDFGKVESASGNRVRQEIKLKKGINQEQAKQISKLIRDEFKKVQASIQGDAVRVSAKNKDDLQAVIQRLKQEDFPVALQFTNYR from the coding sequence ATGGCTTCTACATATTCTTTTGACGTTGTTAGCGATTTTGATAGACAAGAATTAGTTAACGCTGTTGACCAAACTGCGCGAGAAATAAAAAGCCGTTACGACCTCAAGGATACTCAAACTACAGTAGAGTTAGGTGAACAAAGTATTGTCATTAGCACCGATAGTGAGTTCACTTTAGAGTCTGTACATAATGTACTGCGGGAAAAAGCCGCTAAGCGCAATCTCTCGCAGAAAATTTTTGATTTTGGCAAAGTTGAATCAGCCAGTGGGAACCGCGTTCGCCAAGAAATCAAACTAAAAAAAGGCATCAATCAGGAACAAGCCAAGCAAATTTCCAAATTAATTCGTGATGAATTCAAAAAGGTGCAAGCTTCTATTCAAGGAGACGCAGTGCGTGTGAGTGCTAAAAACAAAGATGACTTGCAAGCTGTTATCCAACGCTTAAAGCAAGAAGACTTTCCTGTTGCTTTGCAATTTACAAATTATCGATAA
- a CDS encoding MAPEG family protein, whose translation MLMQLLPFPVSVIFLYAIAAAAVLIYLPFLVVSYARARVGYDMSAPRAMFDKLPPYAQRATWAHQNSFETFMVFATAALMAYLTNVDSTIAVGAAIVFVIARSLYSIFYILNIPLLRSLMFGIGSFSTATLFVLSIIKANNS comes from the coding sequence ATGTTGATGCAATTATTGCCATTTCCCGTTTCCGTGATTTTTTTATACGCGATCGCTGCTGCGGCTGTACTAATTTACTTGCCATTTTTGGTAGTAAGTTATGCCCGTGCGCGTGTAGGTTATGATATGTCTGCTCCCCGTGCCATGTTTGATAAACTACCACCCTACGCTCAGCGGGCAACATGGGCACACCAGAACTCTTTTGAAACATTTATGGTATTCGCCACCGCAGCCTTGATGGCATACCTCACCAACGTGGATTCTACAATAGCGGTAGGAGCAGCTATCGTCTTTGTCATAGCGCGATCGCTGTATTCAATTTTTTATATTTTAAATATCCCTCTTTTGCGATCTCTCATGTTTGGTATTGGCTCTTTTAGCACTGCTACTCTTTTTGTCCTAAGCATAATCAAAGCAAATAATAGTTAA
- a CDS encoding DNA-processing protein DprA — translation MSQSIDLINLDTLAQELATIQQTGSKRIALLGSRHVPITHQNLIEMMTYALVLSGNQIITSGATGTNSAAIKGAMRADPNLLTVILPQSLERQPYESRQQLEQVMHLVENPSNDHMSLAEASYLCNKEIVSRCQQLICFAFHDSGTLLQTCKEAEEQRKVVTLFYFD, via the coding sequence TTGAGTCAGTCAATAGACCTTATCAACCTTGATACATTAGCGCAAGAACTGGCGACCATCCAGCAAACGGGTTCTAAACGAATCGCCTTGCTGGGTTCCCGTCATGTACCAATTACACATCAAAATTTGATTGAGATGATGACCTATGCCCTAGTTTTATCGGGCAACCAGATCATCACCTCCGGTGCTACGGGTACAAATTCAGCTGCAATTAAGGGAGCAATGCGGGCCGATCCCAACCTGTTAACTGTGATTCTGCCCCAGAGTCTGGAACGCCAGCCATACGAATCTCGCCAGCAACTAGAACAGGTTATGCATCTGGTGGAAAATCCTAGTAACGATCATATGTCTCTCGCTGAAGCTAGTTACCTGTGCAATAAAGAGATTGTCTCTCGTTGTCAGCAACTGATCTGCTTCGCGTTTCACGACAGTGGTACCCTGCTGCAAACTTGTAAAGAAGCAGAAGAACAAAGAAAAGTGGTAACGCTTTTCTACTTTGATTAG
- a CDS encoding PadR family transcriptional regulator — protein sequence MALAHAILASLIDRPCSGYDLAKQFDGSVGFFWQATHQQIYRELSKLETQGWITSETISQEGRPDKKLYSVTELGKQRLKEWIAQPCEPTPIKDDLLVKIFGGYVASQETILEELERHRQAHLERLSTYKALERQYFQNFQELSEPAKFHYLTLLKGIGYETHWLAWCDQAIKLLKSTV from the coding sequence ATGGCTTTAGCACATGCGATCTTGGCTTCTCTGATCGATCGCCCTTGTAGTGGTTATGACTTAGCCAAGCAATTTGACGGCTCTGTTGGCTTTTTCTGGCAGGCAACTCACCAGCAGATTTACCGTGAATTGTCCAAACTGGAAACTCAAGGTTGGATAACTTCCGAAACAATTTCGCAAGAAGGACGTCCTGACAAGAAGCTCTATAGCGTCACAGAATTGGGAAAGCAGCGGTTGAAAGAATGGATAGCACAACCGTGTGAACCCACACCAATCAAGGACGATTTGTTGGTGAAAATTTTTGGTGGTTATGTTGCATCTCAAGAGACTATCTTGGAAGAGCTAGAGCGTCACCGCCAAGCACATCTAGAAAGATTGTCTACATATAAAGCTTTAGAGAGGCAATACTTTCAAAATTTTCAGGAACTCTCAGAACCAGCCAAGTTTCATTACCTGACTCTTCTCAAAGGAATCGGTTATGAAACACACTGGCTTGCTTGGTGCGATCAAGCAATTAAACTACTCAAATCAACAGTCTAG
- a CDS encoding 2TM domain-containing protein yields the protein MSKLYSNEEVQQILQRASILKQDRYVSREELLEIAAEVGVSAETLQQAEQTWLNQWDAMQKQAVLMSRRRFGFKLHLIPYVFVSVFLVLLNLSTTPHYFWSVYPILGWGLGVTIHGACVYRNWNAMATQ from the coding sequence ATGTCTAAGTTGTACAGCAACGAAGAAGTCCAGCAAATCCTGCAACGAGCCTCAATACTCAAGCAGGATCGTTACGTCTCGCGAGAGGAACTTTTAGAAATCGCAGCAGAAGTTGGTGTTTCGGCAGAAACCCTACAACAAGCAGAGCAAACATGGTTAAACCAATGGGATGCGATGCAAAAGCAAGCCGTTCTTATGTCTCGTCGCCGTTTTGGATTTAAGTTGCACCTGATTCCTTATGTTTTTGTGAGCGTTTTTCTAGTGCTGTTAAATCTATCAACAACACCCCACTACTTTTGGAGCGTTTATCCAATTCTTGGTTGGGGTTTGGGCGTAACGATACATGGAGCCTGCGTTTACCGGAACTGGAACGCAATGGCAACCCAATAA
- a CDS encoding DUF3291 domain-containing protein produces the protein MALISVTRLRLRSVRYLPSFLWESLLSVLQAKRASGNLKTRLVRDANLAFWTLTAWESEAAMRAFMTAGAHRRAMPKLLEWCDEASVVHWHQETAELPDLREAHRRIVTQGRMSKVNHPSPAQMSKQIAQPRI, from the coding sequence ATGGCACTAATTTCTGTAACACGTTTACGTCTGCGCTCCGTCCGCTACCTGCCATCTTTTCTTTGGGAAAGTCTTTTAAGCGTGCTGCAAGCGAAACGAGCCTCCGGTAATCTCAAAACTCGATTGGTACGAGATGCTAATTTAGCCTTCTGGACGCTAACCGCTTGGGAGAGTGAAGCCGCAATGCGCGCATTTATGACCGCAGGTGCACATCGTCGTGCAATGCCGAAACTTTTGGAATGGTGCGATGAAGCTTCCGTTGTTCATTGGCATCAAGAAACAGCTGAACTTCCCGACTTGAGAGAAGCTCACCGAAGGATAGTAACACAAGGAAGAATGTCGAAAGTTAATCACCCTTCGCCAGCACAGATGTCCAAACAGATTGCTCAGCCAAGGATTTAG
- a CDS encoding phosphotransacetylase family protein — protein sequence MPKPAKYLLIGSTEAYSGKSATVLGLSHLLQQKGLDIAYGKPLGTCLNESSGNVVEEDVQFIAANLNLVENRLVPTIVALNEATLQKRLRGEDKTDYRQSLAQQYLQAAVGNLVLLEGPGNLEEGSLFNLSLPQVAELVDAGVLLVTRYRSLLSVEALLSAKQRLGKRLIGVVINDVPVEQIQIVDTTIRPCLEQQGIAVLGTLPKSDLLRSVSVRELVHQLKAEVLCRSDRLDLMVESLAIGAMNVNAAVKYFRKGRNMAVVTGGDRVEIQQAALETSTQCLILTGQLPPPEFIKSRAEELEIPILSVDLDTLTTVEIVDRTFGQVRVHEPIKVQCIRNLMAEHFDIERLLSLLDLSPAVALP from the coding sequence GTGCCAAAACCTGCTAAATATTTGCTAATTGGTTCTACGGAGGCTTACAGCGGTAAATCTGCAACTGTTCTGGGTTTGTCTCATCTGCTACAGCAAAAAGGACTAGATATTGCTTATGGCAAACCACTAGGTACGTGTTTGAATGAATCTAGTGGAAACGTAGTAGAGGAAGACGTCCAGTTTATTGCAGCCAATCTCAACCTGGTGGAGAATCGTCTTGTACCCACAATAGTGGCTTTAAATGAAGCCACGCTACAAAAACGCCTGCGCGGTGAAGACAAAACAGATTATCGGCAATCTCTTGCACAGCAATATTTACAAGCTGCGGTTGGTAATTTGGTTCTGCTGGAGGGGCCAGGTAATTTGGAAGAAGGTAGTTTGTTTAACTTGTCTTTACCGCAAGTAGCTGAATTAGTTGATGCTGGTGTGCTGCTAGTAACCCGCTATCGATCGCTGCTTTCGGTTGAGGCGCTATTGTCTGCCAAGCAGCGGTTAGGAAAACGTTTGATTGGTGTTGTCATCAACGATGTTCCTGTGGAACAAATACAAATCGTCGATACTACTATTCGTCCATGTTTGGAACAGCAGGGTATTGCCGTGCTGGGAACATTGCCAAAAAGTGACTTGCTACGCAGTGTCAGCGTTCGCGAATTAGTACATCAGTTAAAAGCAGAAGTTCTTTGTCGCAGCGATCGCTTAGATTTGATGGTAGAAAGTTTGGCAATTGGGGCAATGAATGTCAATGCTGCTGTCAAATATTTTCGTAAAGGTCGGAATATGGCAGTGGTGACAGGGGGCGATCGCGTCGAAATTCAGCAAGCAGCTTTGGAAACTTCCACTCAATGTCTGATCCTGACTGGACAATTACCACCACCTGAGTTTATCAAGAGCCGCGCTGAAGAACTAGAGATCCCCATTTTGTCGGTAGATTTAGATACACTCACTACTGTGGAAATTGTTGACCGGACTTTTGGTCAAGTACGCGTCCACGAACCGATTAAAGTCCAATGCATTCGCAATTTGATGGCTGAACATTTTGATATCGAGCGTTTGCTCAGCCTTTTGGATTTAAGCCCAGCAGTAGCCTTACCATAA
- the ebsA gene encoding type IV pilus biogenesis protein EbsA, which produces MSFEQLQPATQQQANVYLPYIQGSKRNFLPYAISLYDKGVLEGQRKIEGSENIPFAATWNIATLPSDLTRCRVQFEGNAELSYEVTIASFEFINFLIEMMENYKRYRLTDFSQTFYRKLLRIDE; this is translated from the coding sequence ATGTCTTTTGAACAACTCCAACCGGCTACTCAGCAGCAAGCCAATGTCTACTTGCCATATATTCAGGGCAGCAAACGCAATTTCTTGCCTTATGCCATCAGTCTCTACGATAAAGGCGTTTTGGAAGGACAGCGCAAAATAGAAGGCAGTGAGAATATTCCTTTTGCCGCCACGTGGAATATTGCCACACTGCCTTCAGACTTAACGCGTTGTCGAGTTCAGTTTGAAGGTAATGCGGAGTTAAGTTATGAAGTGACGATCGCCAGCTTCGAGTTTATAAATTTTTTGATTGAAATGATGGAGAATTATAAGCGCTATCGGCTCACTGATTTTTCTCAGACCTTTTATCGCAAACTGTTGCGCATAGATGAATGA
- a CDS encoding radical SAM protein, translating into MAPLVANYYLTYRCNARCHFCNIWALEPGKEADFETIKHNLKDLRRLGVKYVDFTGGEPLLRNDVGQIYTEAKRQGFYTSMTTNTILYPQKAKEIQGLVDFLNFSLDGADAETHDHSRGVKIFDNLVESVKIAKSLGEFPVLNHTVTAQNYERIDEVGELGKNLGVRVWLNPAFTAHEHYNSNKNPTPEMVAAIEAAAKKYKNVGYNRAALAFIEAGGNDTKNPRCKAVDAVIAISPNDELLLPCYHFAQTGIPIQGRLYELYRESEEVEKYRQSQGKLKVCEGCTVWCYLIPSFFMGVDKYWWLNQVTYASEFLARKRFLQRA; encoded by the coding sequence ATGGCTCCACTGGTTGCAAACTACTATTTGACCTACCGCTGTAATGCCCGCTGTCATTTTTGTAACATTTGGGCTTTAGAGCCTGGAAAAGAAGCTGATTTTGAGACAATTAAGCATAATTTGAAAGATTTACGCCGCCTGGGAGTTAAGTATGTAGACTTTACGGGTGGTGAACCGCTACTGCGAAATGATGTGGGGCAGATTTATACCGAGGCAAAACGCCAAGGTTTTTATACCAGCATGACCACAAATACAATTCTGTATCCGCAGAAAGCAAAAGAAATTCAGGGGTTGGTAGACTTTTTGAATTTCTCCTTGGATGGAGCAGATGCAGAAACTCACGATCATTCTCGGGGAGTGAAGATTTTTGACAATTTGGTCGAGTCTGTAAAAATCGCCAAGTCACTGGGAGAATTCCCGGTACTTAACCATACCGTCACTGCTCAAAATTACGAACGTATTGATGAAGTAGGTGAGTTGGGTAAAAATTTGGGCGTGCGCGTCTGGCTTAACCCCGCTTTCACTGCCCACGAACACTACAATTCAAATAAAAATCCCACCCCAGAAATGGTGGCAGCTATAGAAGCTGCTGCAAAGAAATATAAAAATGTCGGGTACAATAGGGCTGCACTTGCTTTTATCGAAGCTGGGGGCAATGACACTAAAAATCCCCGCTGTAAGGCGGTAGATGCAGTCATTGCAATTTCTCCTAACGACGAACTGTTGCTACCTTGTTACCACTTTGCCCAAACCGGAATTCCCATTCAGGGACGACTCTACGAACTTTATCGCGAGTCGGAAGAGGTGGAAAAATACCGCCAATCTCAAGGTAAGCTGAAAGTGTGTGAAGGTTGCACAGTTTGGTGTTACCTGATACCCAGTTTCTTTATGGGTGTAGACAAATACTGGTGGTTGAATCAAGTAACCTATGCCAGCGAATTTCTGGCCCGAAAACGATTCTTACAACGAGCTTGA
- a CDS encoding glycosyltransferase, with product MPANFWPENDSYNELDPLDSLLADLSVQEELEEEILPSVSLPSRFQGRRRKAALVLTMVWSGTIALHLVSWGSLFVLGLTSIIGLHVLMLVFARPRRTHEQMQGDFPHVSVLVAAKNEEAVIGKLVKNLCSLEYPEEKYDVWIIDDNSSDRTPQLLAELAQEYDQLKILYRSPGDGGGKSGALNQVLPLTKGEILAVFDADAQVSPDMLLRVIPLFERKKVGAVQVRKAIANAKENFWTKGQMAEMAVDAFIQQGRIAVGGIGELRGNGQFVRRQAIVSCGGWNEETITDDLDLTLRLHLDNWDIDCVFFPAVEEEGVTSAIALWHQRNRWAEGGYQRYLDYWDLILKNRLGTRKTWDLLVFMLSQYILPTAAVPDLLMAIARHRPPILSPMTGLTVTMSMAGMFAGLARIRKQKGFNLSSYFVLLLQTLRGTLYMLHWLVVISSTTARMSVRPKRLKWVKTVHTGSKN from the coding sequence ATGCCAGCGAATTTCTGGCCCGAAAACGATTCTTACAACGAGCTTGATCCGCTCGATTCTCTACTTGCTGACCTATCGGTGCAAGAAGAGTTAGAGGAAGAGATATTGCCTTCTGTGTCTCTTCCATCCCGGTTTCAAGGTCGCAGACGCAAAGCCGCTCTAGTTTTGACAATGGTCTGGAGTGGCACGATCGCCCTGCATTTGGTTTCTTGGGGTTCTTTGTTCGTCCTAGGACTGACCAGTATTATTGGGCTTCACGTCCTTATGCTGGTGTTTGCTAGACCCCGCCGCACTCATGAGCAAATGCAGGGTGATTTTCCTCATGTTTCTGTGTTAGTGGCTGCCAAAAACGAGGAAGCAGTCATTGGCAAACTTGTCAAAAACCTTTGCAGCCTAGAGTATCCAGAAGAAAAATACGATGTCTGGATTATTGATGATAACAGTAGCGACAGAACACCGCAGTTGTTAGCAGAACTGGCCCAAGAATATGACCAACTAAAGATCTTGTACCGTTCACCGGGAGATGGTGGAGGCAAGTCTGGAGCATTAAATCAGGTTCTGCCACTCACAAAAGGAGAAATTTTGGCGGTGTTTGATGCAGATGCCCAGGTGTCACCAGACATGCTGTTACGAGTCATACCCTTGTTTGAACGCAAAAAAGTGGGGGCGGTGCAAGTGCGAAAAGCGATCGCCAACGCCAAAGAAAATTTTTGGACAAAGGGCCAGATGGCAGAAATGGCAGTCGATGCCTTTATACAACAGGGACGGATTGCTGTCGGTGGAATTGGCGAACTGCGCGGTAACGGTCAATTTGTGCGACGACAAGCAATTGTGAGTTGCGGCGGGTGGAATGAAGAAACCATCACCGACGATTTGGATCTGACATTGCGCTTACACCTAGACAACTGGGATATAGACTGCGTATTCTTTCCAGCAGTAGAGGAAGAAGGTGTCACAAGTGCGATCGCACTTTGGCATCAGCGCAACCGTTGGGCAGAAGGGGGATATCAGCGCTATTTAGATTACTGGGATCTAATTCTCAAAAACCGCCTGGGAACACGCAAAACCTGGGATCTGCTAGTTTTTATGCTCAGCCAATACATCTTGCCCACAGCAGCAGTACCAGATTTATTGATGGCGATCGCCCGGCATCGTCCACCCATCTTAAGTCCAATGACTGGTTTGACCGTGACAATGTCAATGGCAGGAATGTTCGCTGGTTTGGCACGGATCAGAAAACAAAAAGGATTTAATCTTTCTAGTTATTTTGTTCTCCTGTTGCAAACCTTGCGTGGCACTCTGTATATGCTCCACTGGTTAGTAGTAATCAGCAGCACCACCGCCCGGATGTCGGTACGTCCTAAACGGTTGAAATGGGTGAAAACTGTGCATACAGGAAGTAAAAATTAG